A genomic window from Corynebacterium fournieri includes:
- a CDS encoding ABC transporter ATP-binding protein, with product METMLELRDITKSFPQQRVLEGISLTVGDGESVAIMGPSGSGKSTLLHCMSGVLVPDQGEVLFDGRDVAAMSDAERSRLRLEHFGFIFQDGQLLPELTATENVALPQIMRGVPRSQAHDEAIDMLTRLGLGAYVDRYPGQLSGGQGQRVAIARALAGPPSVVFADEPTAALDQATGHEVMQQIVAVCQKFGVALVVVTHDPKIADWCSRRVEIRDGLIHSEVAR from the coding sequence ATGGAAACCATGCTTGAACTCAGAGACATCACTAAGTCATTCCCCCAGCAGCGGGTCCTCGAAGGCATCAGTCTGACGGTGGGCGACGGCGAATCCGTGGCCATCATGGGGCCTTCGGGCTCTGGTAAATCGACGCTGCTGCACTGCATGTCCGGCGTGCTCGTTCCCGACCAGGGCGAGGTGCTGTTCGACGGCCGCGATGTAGCCGCAATGAGCGACGCCGAACGCTCGCGCCTGCGCCTGGAGCACTTCGGCTTCATCTTCCAAGACGGCCAGTTGCTGCCGGAGCTGACCGCCACCGAAAACGTCGCCCTGCCGCAGATCATGCGCGGGGTGCCGCGGTCGCAAGCACACGACGAAGCCATTGACATGCTCACACGCCTGGGCTTGGGTGCCTATGTGGACCGGTACCCGGGGCAGCTCTCCGGTGGCCAGGGGCAGCGCGTAGCCATCGCGCGTGCTTTGGCCGGGCCGCCGTCTGTCGTGTTCGCCGACGAGCCAACCGCGGCTCTGGACCAGGCCACCGGCCACGAAGTCATGCAGCAGATCGTGGCCGTGTGCCAGAAGTTCGGTGTAGCACTCGTGGTGGTTACGCACGACCCGAAGATCGCCGACTGGTGCAGCCGCCGCGTTGAAATCCGCGACGGCCTGATCCACTCGGAGGTGGCGCGATGA